In the genome of Clostridium cylindrosporum DSM 605, one region contains:
- a CDS encoding RNA-guided endonuclease InsQ/TnpB family protein, which yields MIKAIKIRLLPTKEQEELMFKSVGIARFAYNWGLNKWSELYNQGSKPSKSTIKKEFNNTVKKQPEYKWLYEVSAQVTAQAFGDLDDAFKKFFKKESNYPKFKSKKKSRKSFYVRYDAIKFEDNKVNLEKIGKVNYKTNYKIPSLSKYNNPRCHFDGKYWYLTLGFEQGENQIELNEDLSIGIDLGIKNLAFVSCLDKPIKNINKSYEVRRLNKRLKRLQRQVSRKYEMNKNGSNFIKTNNIIKLEKEIKLIYRRLTNIRNNHIHQTTNKIVKLKPYRVVMEDLNIKGMMKNKHLSKAIANQCLYEFIRQMKYKCKFNGIEFIQADKWYASSKTCSSCGATKKDLKLSDRTYSCIDCGLNIDRDLNAAINLSKYKLVS from the coding sequence ATGATAAAGGCCATAAAAATTAGATTACTACCAACAAAAGAGCAAGAAGAATTAATGTTTAAATCTGTTGGTATAGCTAGATTCGCATATAACTGGGGACTTAACAAGTGGAGTGAATTATATAATCAAGGTTCAAAACCATCTAAGTCTACAATTAAGAAAGAATTTAATAATACAGTTAAAAAGCAACCAGAATATAAATGGCTTTATGAAGTAAGCGCTCAGGTTACTGCACAAGCATTTGGTGACTTAGATGATGCTTTTAAGAAATTCTTTAAAAAGGAATCTAACTATCCTAAATTTAAATCTAAGAAAAAATCCAGAAAAAGCTTTTATGTTAGATATGATGCTATTAAATTTGAAGATAATAAGGTGAATTTAGAGAAAATAGGTAAGGTAAATTATAAAACTAATTATAAGATACCTAGTTTATCTAAATATAATAACCCTAGGTGTCATTTTGATGGTAAGTACTGGTACCTAACATTAGGCTTTGAACAAGGTGAAAACCAAATCGAGTTAAATGAGGATTTATCAATAGGAATAGATTTAGGAATTAAAAACTTAGCTTTCGTTAGCTGTTTAGATAAACCAATTAAAAACATTAATAAATCATATGAAGTTAGAAGATTGAATAAAAGACTTAAAAGATTACAAAGACAAGTTTCGAGAAAGTATGAAATGAATAAAAACGGTTCTAATTTTATTAAGACTAATAACATTATTAAACTTGAAAAAGAAATAAAGTTAATATATAGAAGGCTAACAAACATTAGAAACAATCATATTCATCAAACAACGAATAAGATAGTTAAGTTAAAACCTTACAGGGTTGTTATGGAAGATTTAAATATTAAAGGTATGATGAAAAACAAACATTTATCAAAAGCTATTGCAAATCAATGCCTATATGAATTTATACGTCAAATGAAATATAAGTGTAAATTTAACGGTATAGAGTTTATTCAAGCTGATAAATGGTATGCATCATCTAAAACATGTAGTTCATGTGGAGCCACTAAAAAAGATTTAAAGCTTTCAGACAGAACTTATAGCTGCATAGACTGCGGATTAAATATAGACAGAGACTTAAATGCTGCTATTAATCTATCTAAGTATAAATTAGTAAGTTAA
- a CDS encoding AAA family ATPase: MSKLYLICGNTAAGKSTYTKKLATEKNAISFSIDQWMQTLYGDDYNSKVHDMKWLLERCERCKNQIKEVAQGLLNSGIDVIFDFTFGDFESREFYRNWAKSLGIEVSLHFLDIPVDERKRRLRKRNKEKGETFSFEVTEEMFDYVEGLFKPPTDKELENGTVIRYEKEKNTL; this comes from the coding sequence ATGAGTAAACTATATTTGATTTGTGGAAATACTGCAGCAGGGAAAAGTACATACACTAAAAAGCTAGCAACAGAAAAAAATGCAATAAGTTTTTCAATTGATCAATGGATGCAAACTTTATATGGTGACGATTATAATAGCAAAGTTCATGATATGAAGTGGCTATTAGAAAGATGTGAAAGATGTAAGAACCAAATAAAAGAAGTTGCACAAGGATTATTAAATAGTGGAATTGATGTAATATTTGACTTTACATTTGGAGACTTTGAATCAAGAGAGTTTTATCGGAATTGGGCTAAGTCATTAGGTATAGAGGTGTCACTTCATTTTTTAGATATTCCTGTAGATGAAAGAAAAAGGAGATTAAGAAAAAGAAATAAAGAAAAAGGAGAAACTTTCTCTTTTGAAGTTACAGAGGAAATGTTTGACTATGTAGAAGGCTTGTTTAAGCCTCCAACTGATAAAGAATTAGAAAATGGAACTGTTATAAGATATGAAAAGGAGAAAAATACTTTATAA
- a CDS encoding helix-turn-helix domain-containing protein: protein MDCKKIGELIYKLRKAKNLTQKQVADEMNISDKTISKWERGQGCPDVSLLLELSEILEVSIERILSGEINTNDLVGGNMKKIKFYVCPKCNNLMTATGEASVSCCGKKLEPLIPEKFNDQHMLDIKPIEEELFVTSKHDMKKEHYISFIAYVRGDTVIISKQYPEWNLEFTFNKQKHGKLYFYCTEDGLFYQML, encoded by the coding sequence ATGGACTGTAAGAAAATTGGTGAATTAATATATAAATTAAGAAAAGCAAAAAATTTAACTCAAAAGCAAGTAGCTGATGAAATGAATATAAGTGATAAAACAATAAGTAAATGGGAGCGAGGTCAAGGGTGTCCAGATGTTTCTTTACTTCTAGAGTTATCAGAAATATTAGAAGTAAGTATAGAGAGAATATTATCAGGAGAAATAAATACAAATGATTTGGTAGGAGGAAATATGAAAAAAATAAAATTTTATGTATGTCCTAAATGCAATAATTTAATGACAGCTACAGGAGAGGCAAGTGTTTCTTGTTGTGGTAAGAAGTTAGAGCCTCTAATTCCAGAAAAGTTTAATGATCAACATATGCTTGATATAAAGCCTATAGAAGAGGAATTGTTTGTAACATCAAAGCATGATATGAAAAAAGAACATTACATTTCTTTTATAGCTTATGTTAGAGGGGATACGGTTATTATTTCAAAACAATATCCTGAATGGAATTTAGAATTTACATTTAATAAACAAAAACATGGAAAACTTTATTTTTATTGTACAGAGGATGGATTGTTTTATCAAATGTTATAA
- a CDS encoding CbiQ family ECF transporter T component, translating to MAVIMACPIILFIIGKIPVKLIFGRLILILPVIIGVIGVNLIIDFSYNQMILSLLLFFKCVFSVVITLLFITTTGMNNITRTLRRLKVPKILVIQISMLYRYIVLMMEEAYKIKCAYELRTLDKKSMDIKNFGQIMAHMLLRSIARAEDIYKAMKLRGFEGEYYTNTEEKLKVADYMYLGIFIGIFSCTIHF from the coding sequence ATGGCTGTAATAATGGCATGTCCAATAATATTATTTATTATAGGAAAAATCCCTGTAAAATTAATATTTGGAAGATTAATTCTGATATTGCCAGTAATAATAGGGGTTATAGGGGTAAATTTGATTATAGATTTCTCATATAATCAAATGATTTTATCATTACTATTATTTTTCAAGTGTGTATTTTCAGTTGTTATAACATTACTTTTTATAACAACTACAGGTATGAATAACATCACAAGAACACTGAGAAGATTAAAAGTGCCAAAGATACTTGTGATTCAAATATCTATGCTTTATAGGTACATAGTATTAATGATGGAAGAGGCGTATAAGATAAAATGTGCATACGAACTTAGAACATTAGATAAAAAATCAATGGATATTAAAAACTTTGGACAGATAATGGCTCATATGCTTTTAAGAAGTATAGCAAGAGCAGAAGATATATATAAGGCTATGAAGCTTAGAGGTTTTGAAGGTGAATATTACACTAATACAGAAGAAAAATTAAAAGTTGCAGATTATATGTACTTAGGTATATTTATAGGTATTTTTTCTTGTACAATTCATTTCTAG
- a CDS encoding energy-coupling factor ABC transporter permease: protein MHMGDALVSPAVGVGMMIATAGVTTYSVKKLKYDENIEEKIPLMGVMGAFVFAAQMINITIPGTGSSGHIAGGILLSAILGPYAAFLTMTSILVIQALLFGDGGLLALGCNIINMGFFSCIIGYKLIYSKVVSKGYSKKRIFTGSVLAATVALQLGSLGVVLQTLSSGITELPFSTFVSFMQPIHLVIGIGEGIITAVILDFLWQKRPDLLERVGEKEKIKISNKKVVNVLLVSSLVLGGFLSWAASSNPDGLEWSMLKTSGIEELETKGEVYDVISNIQEKTAILMDYNFKIDKPSEILEKLGTSVSGITGVTLTIGVFLGIGSLVERRKKLKIRIE from the coding sequence ATGCATATGGGAGATGCTTTAGTATCACCAGCTGTAGGTGTGGGAATGATGATTGCTACAGCTGGAGTTACTACTTATTCAGTAAAAAAATTAAAATATGATGAGAATATTGAAGAAAAAATTCCTCTTATGGGGGTTATGGGTGCATTTGTATTTGCTGCACAAATGATTAATATTACAATACCTGGGACAGGCTCAAGTGGACATATTGCAGGTGGAATATTATTATCAGCTATATTAGGTCCCTATGCAGCATTTTTGACAATGACATCAATACTAGTAATTCAAGCTTTACTCTTTGGAGACGGGGGGCTTTTAGCCTTAGGTTGTAACATTATAAATATGGGATTCTTTTCTTGTATAATAGGCTACAAGCTAATATATAGTAAGGTTGTAAGTAAAGGATATTCTAAAAAGAGAATATTTACAGGATCTGTACTCGCAGCAACTGTAGCATTGCAACTTGGTTCACTTGGGGTAGTTTTACAAACTTTATCATCAGGTATAACAGAGTTACCATTTTCAACTTTTGTAAGCTTTATGCAACCAATTCATTTAGTAATAGGAATTGGTGAAGGGATAATTACTGCTGTGATATTAGATTTTCTTTGGCAAAAGAGACCAGACCTTTTAGAAAGGGTTGGTGAAAAGGAGAAGATAAAAATTTCTAATAAAAAAGTTGTAAATGTATTGTTAGTATCATCTTTAGTACTTGGGGGATTCCTTTCATGGGCTGCATCATCAAATCCAGATGGGCTTGAATGGTCTATGTTAAAGACTTCAGGAATTGAAGAATTAGAAACAAAAGGAGAAGTATATGATGTAATTTCAAATATTCAAGAAAAAACAGCAATATTAATGGATTACAATTTCAAAATAGATAAACCCTCTGAAATTTTAGAAAAACTAGGTACTTCAGTATCTGGTATAACTGGAGTTACATTAACCATAGGAGTATTCTTAGGTATAGGAAGCTTAGTTGAAAGACGAAAGAAGTTGAAAATAAGGATTGAATGA
- a CDS encoding ABC transporter ATP-binding protein, which translates to MIGNSHICVDKVTYKYPDDFKAIDEISFSVNVGEKIGIIGVNGAGKSTILQLLTGLFTATEGKIFIDNIEFTKKTLRDIRKKIGFIFQDSDNQLFMNTVYEDIAFGLRSGGLEEYIVKEKVEDIIKQMNIEHLTDKSIYKLSGGQKRMVAIAGILVMNPRILLMDEPTAALDPKSRRILINTLKELPQTNIIATHDLDMIMDLCSRVIILNNGKVVADGIVDNLLRDKELMEKCNLELPLSLQNKI; encoded by the coding sequence ATCATAGGTAATTCACATATTTGTGTAGATAAAGTTACATATAAATATCCAGATGACTTTAAAGCTATAGATGAGATATCATTTTCTGTTAATGTGGGAGAAAAAATTGGAATTATTGGAGTAAATGGTGCTGGTAAATCTACAATTCTACAACTTCTAACTGGCTTATTTACTGCAACAGAAGGAAAGATATTCATAGATAATATAGAATTTACAAAAAAAACATTAAGGGATATAAGGAAGAAGATAGGTTTTATATTCCAAGACTCAGATAATCAACTATTCATGAATACTGTGTATGAAGATATAGCTTTCGGACTTAGAAGTGGAGGATTAGAAGAATACATTGTAAAAGAAAAGGTAGAAGATATAATAAAGCAAATGAACATTGAACACTTAACTGATAAATCCATATACAAATTGTCTGGTGGACAAAAGCGAATGGTAGCTATAGCTGGAATTCTTGTTATGAATCCTAGGATATTACTTATGGATGAGCCAACTGCAGCGTTAGATCCAAAGTCAAGGAGAATACTTATAAATACATTAAAAGAATTACCACAAACTAATATAATAGCTACTCATGACTTAGATATGATAATGGATTTATGTAGTAGAGTTATTATTCTAAACAATGGTAAAGTAGTGGCTGATGGAATTGTAGATAACCTGCTTAGGGATAAAGAATTAATGGAAAAGTGTAATTTAGAATTACCACTTTCTTTGCAAAATAAAATCTAG
- a CDS encoding radical SAM protein: protein MKISKKDALIWFEFFSMLPEEEELMTKQQEIIYSTFAQIEAAIDHRNDMLISEIKGFKTLKNRTYFVGNESKFPKGCCSCLLGTGLSAIRKTNKCNIECNFCYNYGQLEDVPPIGEGMWEIGGTKFYEKDIDLLLSTYQKPTGIAYVYLEPFMEIEKYYSVIKKFSDAQIHQHLYTNGILATEETLKALGEAGLNEIRFNLGASKCSDKVIENIRIAKKYIKNVGIETPMTPEFFEAFLKKKQAILETGLDFINCAELHLNENNINNYYGENMYISRHGYISPTWSRELTLKFMKIADEEKWDLVIHDCSNHTKFARGLNLSSKEGKGFGVSNYACEFARIPYEVFLPILRDDNFKFLCEEELPDGYKPGEMMF from the coding sequence ATGAAGATTTCAAAGAAAGATGCATTGATATGGTTTGAATTTTTTTCAATGTTGCCTGAGGAAGAGGAACTGATGACAAAACAACAAGAAATCATTTACTCTACCTTTGCACAAATTGAGGCAGCTATCGATCATAGAAATGATATGTTAATATCGGAAATAAAAGGTTTCAAAACTTTGAAGAATAGAACTTATTTTGTGGGAAATGAGAGTAAATTCCCAAAGGGATGTTGTTCTTGTCTGTTAGGTACTGGTTTAAGTGCAATTAGGAAAACGAACAAATGTAACATAGAGTGTAATTTTTGTTACAATTATGGACAACTAGAAGATGTTCCACCAATTGGAGAAGGTATGTGGGAAATTGGAGGCACAAAATTTTATGAGAAGGATATTGATTTACTTCTTTCCACCTACCAGAAACCTACTGGCATTGCCTACGTTTATTTAGAGCCATTTATGGAAATTGAAAAGTACTATTCTGTAATAAAGAAATTTAGTGATGCTCAAATTCATCAACATCTATATACAAATGGCATTTTAGCGACTGAAGAGACACTAAAAGCATTAGGTGAAGCTGGTCTTAACGAGATACGTTTCAACCTAGGGGCTTCTAAATGTTCAGACAAAGTTATTGAAAATATTAGAATAGCGAAAAAATATATTAAAAATGTAGGTATCGAAACTCCGATGACTCCTGAGTTTTTCGAAGCTTTTTTAAAGAAAAAGCAAGCAATCTTAGAGACAGGGCTAGATTTTATCAATTGTGCAGAATTACATTTAAATGAGAATAACATAAACAATTATTATGGAGAAAATATGTATATTTCTAGACATGGCTATATATCTCCAACTTGGAGTAGGGAGTTAACTCTAAAATTTATGAAAATAGCCGATGAAGAAAAATGGGATTTAGTAATTCATGATTGCTCAAACCATACAAAATTTGCTAGAGGTTTAAATTTAAGTAGCAAAGAGGGTAAGGGGTTCGGAGTTAGTAATTATGCCTGTGAGTTTGCTAGGATTCCATATGAAGTATTTTTACCTATACTACGTGACGATAATTTCAAATTCTTATGTGAAGAAGAATTGCCTGATGGTTATAAACCAGGGGAGATGATGTTTTAG
- a CDS encoding DEAD/DEAH box helicase encodes MQVDLEGAIYEEIKSTEFLVNNKLIVNYEDGNLLNELKKCLSECERFYFSVAFINFSGLQLLLDSFKELEERGVHGKIVTSTYLNFTEPKALERIKRFTNIDLKVFIANKNKGFHTKAYIFENKEDYKIIIGSSNITQSALKSNVEWNVKVISKKDDSFTREVLEEYLSLWETTTIVNDDFLDSYSTFIKELKKINKASTLEFSDYELISPNDMQKRAMDNLNRLRASGESKALVIAATGTGKTYMSAFDVINYNPKKMLFIVHREEILRTAERTFRKLVKNKNKTTGLLTGSSKDFSSDYLFSTIQSMNNSLESFSREEFDYIIIDEAHHAASSSYEKVISYFKPKFLLGMTATPERCDGGDIFDIFGNNVALEVRLREALGLELVIPFHYFGITDIEGIDLSDVKINDVDEIVKRLKVNERVDFIVEKMNFYGHDGEKLKCVGFCASIEHAQYMAEEFNKRGIWSVCLTGANSADEREHFIKKLESDEDDLDVIFTVDIFNEGVDIPSINQVLMLRPTSSPIIFIQQLGRGLRKYKDKTFLTVLDFIGNHKKAFLIAIALNGARFYDKDSLKIAVATGFGNIPGCTNIQMDRIIQERILDQLNEENFNSMRYLKEEYLEFKKMNGGKVPYLLMDYIKYDGAPNPLKFLNKEKTYTNFVAKVESDNELKSLLDDEVFFKILKELTDRLPIKRPYEFSIIKYLLKHETIDINQGKIEVLKYIDSCDEESILHAFQCLNQNYYDSSQVRNNIKCFNLNEGILSCTSDFKNVINNINYRRYVEDIVNYALIRYEKEFGSKNFGVPFFKLYEQYQMVDAALLSNYTKIHSSFRGSGLITNGNEYFIFVDLHKEEGIKESINYKDKFIDKKYFQWQSPNNTAQSSERGKNIIYNKERNINLHILVRKYKEIDGVVEPYIYIGKGDVDSFEGEKPITVLMKLENEMPTGIYTEFTKKV; translated from the coding sequence ATGCAAGTTGATTTAGAAGGAGCTATTTACGAAGAAATAAAGAGTACAGAGTTTTTAGTTAACAATAAGCTAATTGTAAACTATGAAGATGGGAATTTATTAAATGAACTTAAAAAGTGTTTAAGTGAATGTGAAAGATTCTATTTTAGTGTAGCTTTTATTAATTTTAGTGGACTTCAGCTGTTATTAGATTCTTTTAAGGAGCTTGAAGAAAGAGGTGTTCATGGAAAGATAGTAACATCAACCTACCTCAACTTTACTGAACCAAAAGCTCTAGAAAGAATAAAAAGGTTCACAAATATAGATTTAAAGGTTTTTATAGCTAATAAAAATAAGGGGTTTCATACTAAGGCTTATATTTTTGAAAATAAGGAAGATTATAAGATCATTATAGGGTCTTCTAATATAACTCAAAGTGCATTAAAAAGTAATGTTGAATGGAATGTTAAGGTTATTTCTAAAAAGGATGATAGCTTTACCCGTGAGGTTTTAGAGGAGTATTTAAGCCTATGGGAAACTACCACCATTGTAAATGACGATTTTCTTGATAGTTATAGTACTTTCATAAAAGAGCTTAAAAAAATAAATAAAGCTAGCACTTTAGAGTTTAGTGATTATGAACTTATATCCCCTAACGATATGCAAAAAAGAGCAATGGATAATTTAAATAGATTAAGAGCATCAGGAGAGAGTAAGGCATTAGTTATTGCTGCAACTGGTACTGGGAAAACCTATATGTCAGCTTTTGATGTTATAAATTACAATCCTAAAAAGATGCTATTTATAGTTCATAGAGAGGAAATTTTAAGAACAGCAGAGAGAACTTTTAGAAAGCTTGTGAAAAATAAAAATAAAACAACGGGATTATTAACAGGTTCAAGTAAAGATTTTAGTTCGGATTATTTATTTTCTACTATACAATCAATGAATAATAGTTTAGAAAGTTTTTCGAGAGAAGAGTTTGATTATATTATTATAGATGAGGCACATCATGCTGCAAGTTCTTCCTATGAAAAAGTAATTAGCTATTTTAAACCAAAGTTTTTACTAGGTATGACGGCTACTCCAGAAAGGTGTGATGGAGGAGATATATTCGATATATTTGGTAACAATGTGGCTCTAGAAGTGAGACTTAGAGAAGCTTTAGGATTAGAATTAGTTATTCCTTTTCATTACTTTGGAATAACTGACATTGAAGGAATTGACTTAAGTGATGTAAAGATAAATGACGTAGATGAGATAGTTAAAAGACTTAAGGTTAATGAAAGAGTTGATTTTATAGTAGAGAAAATGAACTTCTATGGTCATGATGGAGAGAAGCTTAAGTGTGTAGGTTTCTGTGCGAGTATTGAGCATGCTCAGTATATGGCAGAGGAATTTAACAAAAGAGGGATTTGGAGTGTATGTTTAACAGGCGCTAACTCTGCTGATGAAAGAGAGCATTTTATAAAGAAGCTAGAGTCAGATGAAGATGATCTAGATGTTATATTTACAGTAGATATTTTTAATGAAGGTGTGGATATACCATCTATTAATCAAGTTCTTATGCTTAGGCCAACTAGTTCACCTATAATTTTTATACAGCAACTTGGTAGAGGGCTTAGAAAGTATAAGGATAAAACTTTTCTTACTGTATTAGACTTTATAGGTAATCATAAGAAGGCATTTTTAATAGCAATAGCTTTAAATGGTGCAAGATTCTATGACAAGGACAGCTTAAAGATAGCTGTGGCAACTGGGTTTGGAAATATACCAGGATGCACTAATATTCAAATGGATAGAATTATTCAAGAGAGGATACTCGATCAGTTAAATGAAGAAAATTTTAATTCTATGAGATATTTAAAGGAAGAATACCTTGAGTTTAAGAAAATGAATGGGGGCAAGGTTCCATATCTGCTTATGGACTACATAAAATATGATGGAGCTCCAAATCCTTTAAAGTTCCTAAATAAGGAAAAGACGTATACTAATTTTGTTGCTAAAGTTGAAAGTGATAATGAGTTAAAGTCTCTATTAGATGATGAAGTTTTCTTTAAAATTCTAAAGGAGTTAACAGATAGATTGCCAATAAAAAGACCATATGAATTTAGTATAATAAAATATCTTTTAAAGCATGAAACTATAGATATTAATCAAGGTAAAATTGAAGTATTAAAGTATATTGATAGCTGCGATGAAGAAAGTATTCTTCATGCATTCCAATGTCTAAATCAAAATTACTATGATTCATCTCAAGTGAGAAATAATATTAAATGCTTTAATTTGAATGAAGGCATTTTAAGTTGTACTTCAGATTTTAAGAATGTTATTAATAATATAAATTATAGAAGATATGTTGAAGATATTGTAAATTATGCTCTTATAAGATATGAAAAGGAATTTGGAAGTAAAAACTTTGGAGTTCCATTCTTTAAGTTATATGAACAGTATCAAATGGTAGATGCTGCATTACTTTCAAATTATACTAAAATTCACAGTTCTTTTAGAGGAAGTGGACTTATAACAAATGGAAATGAATATTTTATTTTTGTAGATTTACATAAGGAAGAGGGAATTAAAGAGAGTATAAATTATAAGGATAAATTTATAGATAAAAA
- a CDS encoding NifB/NifX family molybdenum-iron cluster-binding protein, with translation MKIALPSRNNQIDDHFGHCEYFTVFTVDTQNKEILSSDTVPSPSGCGCKSNIASVLSDKGVKVMLAGNMGEGAVNALNNSGIEVLRGCSGDVKTVALKWLEGSLIDSSDNCHAHGHECHHE, from the coding sequence ATGAAAATTGCACTACCATCTCGTAATAACCAAATTGATGATCACTTTGGACACTGTGAATACTTCACTGTTTTCACAGTTGACACACAAAATAAAGAAATACTATCTTCTGATACTGTTCCATCACCATCAGGTTGTGGTTGCAAGTCAAATATTGCATCCGTTCTTTCTGATAAGGGTGTTAAAGTTATGCTTGCAGGTAATATGGGTGAAGGTGCTGTAAATGCCCTTAACAACTCAGGAATAGAAGTATTACGTGGTTGCTCTGGGGATGTAAAGACAGTAGCTTTAAAATGGCTAGAAGGATCTCTTATAGATTCTAGTGATAATTGCCATGCCCATGGTCATGAGTGTCACCACGAATAA
- a CDS encoding DUF2935 domain-containing protein: MKVNNIKEMALFEHRFWLQILGDHSRFILNALSPKETTNIQKANEFINLFDNLLQKSRKQLSLEEVTDLNHEAYDAAMKLREFKLSILTKQISGKINFDLPPTFVNHMLNELDSYICILKGLMAGKTSLQRDMQLHLLWLLDGAGHARAISARLDDTEKELINKSNIYEKVFTNLYLKSIEFNGYRRTGLCDFPALRKLNEDADEKMTLFKKFLKELEEGVTEKKVLSSLSPLVPDHMFREECYYLTKLSMVANINKPGCNPGKPRVEV, translated from the coding sequence TTGAAGGTAAACAATATTAAAGAAATGGCACTTTTTGAACATCGTTTTTGGCTTCAAATTTTAGGAGATCATTCTAGGTTTATTCTAAATGCGCTTTCACCAAAGGAGACGACGAATATTCAAAAGGCTAATGAATTTATTAATTTATTTGATAATTTATTGCAAAAGTCCCGTAAACAGCTTTCTTTGGAAGAGGTTACAGATTTAAATCATGAAGCATATGATGCTGCAATGAAACTTAGGGAATTTAAATTATCTATTCTTACTAAACAGATTTCAGGCAAAATTAATTTTGATCTTCCTCCTACATTTGTAAATCATATGCTAAATGAGTTAGATAGCTACATTTGCATTTTAAAAGGATTAATGGCGGGTAAAACCTCTTTACAAAGAGATATGCAACTTCACTTGTTATGGCTTTTAGATGGAGCAGGACACGCTAGAGCCATATCAGCTAGATTAGATGATACAGAGAAAGAATTGATTAATAAAAGCAATATATATGAAAAAGTATTTACGAACCTTTACTTAAAGTCAATAGAGTTTAACGGGTATAGGAGAACCGGTCTTTGTGACTTCCCAGCACTAAGAAAGCTTAATGAAGATGCTGATGAGAAAATGACATTATTTAAGAAGTTCTTAAAGGAATTAGAAGAAGGAGTAACTGAAAAGAAAGTACTTAGTTCTCTTTCTCCTTTAGTACCAGACCATATGTTTAGGGAAGAATGTTATTACCTGACGAAGCTTTCAATGGTTGCTAATATAAATAAACCTGGCTGTAATCCAGGGAAACCAAGAGTTGAAGTATAA